The following coding sequences are from one Dromaius novaehollandiae isolate bDroNov1 chromosome 22, bDroNov1.hap1, whole genome shotgun sequence window:
- the SOST gene encoding sclerostin, with amino-acid sequence MQICWAVCSACVLIQIAFRSVEGWQVFKNDATEIIPEVTENTEAPVEQTYSDNNNTMNQAKHGGRHIQQSPDPNDASDFSCREMRTTRYVTEGPCQSVKPVKELVCSGQCVPSHLLPNSIGRGKWWRQNALDYRCIPAHTRTQRIQMACPEQETRTYKFRAVTACKCKRYTRYHNQSELKDFGKETVRPQKNKKPRLSRARSSKSNQPELENAY; translated from the exons ATGCAGATCTGTTGGGCTGTGTGCTCTGCCTGTGTCTTAATCCAAATTGCATTTCGATCGGTGGAAGGGTGGCAAGTGTTTAAAAATGATGCTACAGAAATCATTCCTGAGGTCACTGAAAATACAGAAGCACCGGTGGAACAGACTTACAGCGACAACAACAATACAATGAACCAGGCAAAGCATGGGGGAAGACACATACAACAGTCTCCAGACCCTAATG ATGCTTCTGACTTCAGCTGCAGAGAAATGCGAACCACCCGCTATGTCACTGAGGGGCCTTGCCAAAGTGTCAAGCCTGTCAAGGAACTGGTCTGCTCTGGCCAGTGTGTCCCCTCACACCTCCTCCCCAACTCTATTGGTAGAGGGAAGTGGTGGCGTCAGAATGCCCTGGATTACCGCTGCATCCCCGCTCACACTCGCACGCAGCGCATCCAGATGGCGTGTCCTGAGCAAGAGACTCGGACTTACAAATTCCGAGCTGTCACCGCCTGCAAATGTAAGCGTTACACTCGCTACCACAACCAGTCTGAGCTCAAGGACTTTGGCAAGGAAACTGTCAGGCCTCAGAAGAACAAGAAGCCCCGTCTCTCCAGAGCCAGGAGCAGCAAATCCAACCAGCCTGAGCTAGAAAATGCTTATTAG